The Flavobacterium marginilacus genome window below encodes:
- a CDS encoding SusC/RagA family TonB-linked outer membrane protein encodes MKLRCKTTMFDKEKKSSLFHLSKKTIMIMRISLFHIFLLTCGTHMILATEMNGQNLESISVDIELHNQDIKTLFKKIESKTGLLFAYQPQTIKDFPKVTTPRGSRSVSDILNTVFQGSNLVYKQVDKSIVIYKKENESKPAKVNRILTGIITDQAGMPLSGVTLSIPGTNLVEISDYDGQFSFEIPDGKVTIKVSYVGYKTREIAIEDQTKLTIKMTSDLSKLDEVVVIGYGTTTKRSSTGSVVKITSEDIKKQPVTNILQTLQGRAPGVFVTQTSGYAGSDINISIRGRNSVDDYNIPLYIIDGIPYIGSDLKGQAQEIKNYVIKGAQKNTSPLNILNPNDIASIEILKDADATAIYGSRGANGVVLITTKKGSSGKTEFTINTNSGISEVANRVKTLDTAAYRNMLQTALTNAKANPSNSSTGIALTDWDPNAQINWQDELIGGTANFNDFSASLKGGNETTNFLLSGAYHKETTVLPNDFGYNKFSTNFNINHTTLNKKLKLEATVMFATDKNKLPFFDITNYAITTAPNHPIYNADGTFYWAATYFSDINPLAALGKRVEDKGSNLITSFNINYKIAKGLSFKTDFGYGFTEMLSKQTLPATASNYAYYNLNKLSLNTLRSYTVSNNNASNFTIDPQLNYVTSLWKGNLTALAGMSYQDSKSEMPSYVSTSGYSSDNLIGFTGTAATVTSNNGSLEYKYVSMFSRLNYNIASKYILNANFRRDGSSKFGPNNKYGNFGSVAAAWVFSEEDFIKKDTWLSFGKLRTSYGEVGSDGTLNYGFLDTFSAATYGNGNASLSATRLANPNYQWQVSKKFETAVDLNFLDDKISFTAAFYRNITGNQLVGYPISAQSGFTSYAENMGAKVENKGWEFTLTTNNVNTKNLNWSSSFNISTNSNKLLAFPGIEYTSYYSQYVAGKPLNSMYIYKYTGIQNGIPQFEDANGDGKISTGLAATGAGDRQYLGATTPKYYGGISNSISYKSFSFDFLFQFVKQTGRTLMTSIGIQPGYPYGLANFQTDEYNDYIAQGNTLSSNYLPSYLNYLGSDATIVDASYIKLKNVSASYIIPLDQNMQKVIKNLRVSLQGQNLVTFTKYKGFDPESPGLVLPPMRTITFGTQLTF; translated from the coding sequence ATGAAATTACGCTGTAAAACAACCATGTTTGATAAGGAAAAGAAATCCTCTTTATTTCATTTATCAAAAAAAACAATTATGATCATGCGAATCAGCCTCTTCCACATTTTCTTACTGACCTGCGGTACTCATATGATCCTTGCAACCGAAATGAACGGTCAGAACTTAGAATCTATATCTGTTGATATCGAACTTCATAATCAAGATATTAAAACTTTATTTAAAAAAATAGAAAGTAAAACAGGATTACTTTTTGCTTATCAGCCACAAACTATAAAAGATTTTCCAAAAGTAACAACACCAAGAGGCTCCAGAAGTGTCAGTGATATTTTGAATACTGTTTTTCAAGGCAGCAATTTAGTCTATAAACAAGTAGATAAAAGTATAGTCATTTACAAAAAAGAAAACGAAAGTAAACCAGCAAAAGTAAATCGAATCTTAACAGGGATAATAACCGATCAAGCCGGAATGCCTCTATCGGGAGTTACACTTTCCATTCCTGGTACCAATCTTGTTGAAATAAGTGACTACGACGGACAATTTTCATTTGAAATTCCAGATGGAAAGGTTACCATAAAAGTGTCGTACGTAGGATACAAAACACGTGAAATTGCAATTGAAGACCAAACAAAGCTCACAATTAAAATGACATCCGATTTATCCAAATTAGATGAAGTTGTAGTTATAGGTTATGGTACTACCACTAAGAGATCTTCAACAGGTTCCGTAGTAAAGATAACCTCAGAAGATATTAAAAAACAACCAGTTACAAATATCCTCCAAACCTTGCAAGGAAGAGCTCCTGGAGTATTTGTAACACAAACTTCTGGTTATGCCGGCAGTGATATCAATATTAGTATCCGTGGGAGAAACTCAGTTGACGATTACAACATACCTCTTTATATAATTGATGGTATTCCATATATTGGAAGTGATCTTAAGGGGCAGGCACAAGAGATAAAAAATTATGTCATTAAAGGTGCTCAAAAAAATACCAGTCCATTAAACATCCTGAATCCAAATGATATTGCAAGTATCGAAATCCTTAAAGACGCTGATGCAACAGCAATCTATGGTTCAAGAGGTGCAAATGGTGTAGTGCTCATCACTACCAAAAAAGGATCATCAGGCAAGACAGAATTTACCATCAATACTAATTCTGGAATTTCAGAAGTAGCTAATAGAGTAAAAACATTAGATACAGCTGCTTATCGTAATATGCTGCAAACAGCTTTGACAAATGCTAAAGCGAATCCAAGTAATTCCAGTACGGGTATTGCTTTGACAGATTGGGATCCAAATGCTCAGATAAACTGGCAAGATGAGTTAATAGGAGGAACTGCTAATTTTAATGATTTCTCTGCAAGTTTAAAAGGGGGAAATGAAACAACTAACTTTCTGTTAAGCGGTGCTTATCATAAAGAAACTACTGTTTTACCGAATGATTTTGGATACAACAAATTCTCTACCAACTTTAATATTAATCATACTACTCTAAATAAAAAATTAAAATTAGAAGCTACAGTTATGTTTGCTACTGATAAAAACAAGCTTCCTTTTTTCGACATTACTAATTATGCTATTACAACTGCACCAAATCACCCCATTTATAATGCAGACGGCACTTTTTACTGGGCTGCTACTTATTTTAGTGACATTAATCCATTAGCAGCTTTAGGTAAAAGGGTAGAAGACAAAGGAAGTAATTTAATTACCAGTTTTAATATTAATTACAAAATAGCAAAAGGATTGTCTTTTAAAACAGATTTTGGATATGGTTTTACCGAAATGCTTTCAAAACAGACATTGCCAGCTACTGCAAGTAATTATGCTTATTACAACCTGAATAAACTCAGCCTTAACACCTTACGTTCTTATACAGTTTCGAACAATAATGCCAGTAATTTTACTATCGACCCACAATTGAATTATGTAACTTCTTTATGGAAAGGAAACCTGACTGCTTTGGCTGGGATGTCATACCAAGACAGTAAATCAGAAATGCCTTCATATGTATCCACATCTGGTTATAGTTCTGATAATCTTATCGGGTTTACGGGTACAGCTGCAACAGTAACTTCTAATAATGGTTCTTTAGAATATAAATATGTATCAATGTTTAGCCGCTTGAATTATAACATAGCAAGTAAATATATTTTGAATGCAAATTTTAGAAGAGATGGTTCTTCAAAGTTTGGACCTAATAATAAGTACGGAAATTTTGGTTCTGTAGCTGCCGCCTGGGTATTTTCTGAAGAAGATTTCATAAAAAAGGATACATGGTTAAGCTTTGGTAAACTTCGTACCAGTTATGGAGAAGTGGGCAGTGATGGTACTCTCAATTATGGATTTTTAGATACCTTTAGTGCTGCCACCTATGGAAACGGTAATGCTTCTTTGTCAGCGACAAGACTAGCGAATCCTAATTATCAATGGCAAGTGTCGAAAAAATTTGAGACGGCAGTGGATTTAAATTTCTTAGACGATAAAATTTCATTTACCGCAGCTTTCTACAGAAATATAACCGGCAATCAATTAGTTGGCTACCCAATAAGTGCTCAGTCTGGATTTACTTCTTACGCTGAAAATATGGGAGCAAAAGTTGAAAATAAAGGATGGGAATTTACGCTTACTACAAACAATGTTAATACTAAAAACCTAAATTGGAGCAGCTCATTTAATATTTCAACCAATTCCAATAAGTTACTAGCATTTCCAGGCATAGAATATACTTCTTATTATAGCCAATATGTTGCTGGAAAACCATTAAACAGTATGTATATATACAAGTATACTGGTATACAAAATGGAATTCCTCAATTTGAAGATGCTAATGGAGATGGAAAAATTAGTACAGGACTAGCGGCTACCGGTGCGGGAGACAGACAATATTTAGGAGCAACAACCCCAAAATATTACGGAGGAATATCAAATTCAATCAGTTATAAATCATTTTCTTTTGATTTTCTATTCCAATTTGTAAAACAAACCGGAAGAACTTTAATGACTTCAATAGGAATACAGCCCGGTTATCCGTATGGTTTGGCTAATTTTCAGACTGATGAATACAATGATTATATAGCCCAGGGAAATACCTTAAGTTCTAATTACCTGCCTAGCTATCTTAATTACTTAGGTTCAGATGCTACTATAGTAGATGCATCTTACATCAAACTTAAAAACGTAAGTGCTTCTTATATCATTCCTTTAGATCAAAACATGCAAAAAGTAATTAAAAATCTGCGTGTATCCCTGCAAGGGCAAAATTTAGTAACCTTCACTAAATATAAAGGATTTGATCCTGAATCTCCAGGTTTAGTTTTACCTCCAATGCGTACCATAACTTTTGGAACTCAGTTAACCTTTTAA